One Cellulomonas sp. P24 DNA window includes the following coding sequences:
- a CDS encoding bifunctional lytic transglycosylase/C40 family peptidase produces MKVLATGIVVALVMPVALVLMGAAAIVSTVSGGAVQAACTVSDAASAKAVVLTDGDPAGEGGLGFELPAPGTPRLASLRNPAATIPDAVKVLYLAASDRYHLPWTLLAGVGMEETAHGRTRATSSAGAQGLMQFMPESWARYGVDGSGDGRANIGNDADSVMSAANYLTASGVTAGVDGVRRALFAYNHADWYVNDVLYYAAAYGGGVVAGDPSDCGIGGVGNPALPELPNQQIATVLAFATAQLGEPYVYGANGPSAWDCSAFTRAAFAQIGITLPRTAAAQQNWVAQGNGYRVPLGQERPGDLIFTDSYLGPNRVGHVMIVFDPAEQLTIEAGGSRVGHYDYGHWTDHHLFSIWRVGAAT; encoded by the coding sequence ATGAAGGTCCTCGCAACCGGGATCGTGGTGGCCCTCGTCATGCCGGTCGCGCTGGTTCTGATGGGCGCGGCGGCGATCGTGTCCACCGTCTCCGGCGGGGCCGTCCAGGCGGCCTGCACGGTCTCCGACGCAGCCTCGGCCAAGGCGGTCGTCCTCACCGACGGTGATCCGGCCGGCGAGGGTGGGCTCGGCTTCGAGCTGCCGGCACCGGGCACACCTCGCCTGGCGTCGCTGCGCAACCCGGCCGCGACCATCCCCGACGCCGTCAAGGTGCTCTACCTCGCTGCCTCCGACCGGTACCACCTGCCCTGGACCCTGCTGGCGGGCGTCGGCATGGAGGAGACCGCCCACGGGCGCACCCGCGCGACGAGTTCAGCCGGCGCGCAGGGGCTCATGCAGTTCATGCCCGAAAGCTGGGCCCGGTACGGCGTCGACGGATCCGGCGACGGGCGCGCGAACATCGGCAACGACGCCGACTCGGTGATGAGCGCGGCGAACTACCTGACCGCGTCGGGGGTCACCGCCGGCGTCGACGGCGTGCGACGAGCGTTGTTCGCGTACAACCACGCCGACTGGTACGTGAACGACGTCCTGTACTACGCCGCCGCGTACGGGGGAGGGGTAGTCGCGGGCGACCCGTCCGACTGCGGCATCGGCGGCGTCGGCAACCCCGCCCTGCCCGAGCTGCCGAACCAGCAGATCGCGACCGTCCTGGCGTTCGCCACCGCCCAGCTCGGCGAGCCGTACGTCTACGGCGCCAACGGGCCCTCCGCATGGGACTGCTCGGCGTTCACCCGGGCCGCGTTCGCGCAGATCGGCATCACCCTGCCGCGCACTGCCGCTGCCCAGCAGAACTGGGTCGCGCAAGGCAACGGCTACCGGGTGCCGCTCGGCCAGGAGCGGCCCGGTGACCTGATCTTCACCGACAGCTACCTCGGCCCCAACCGCGTCGGCCACGTGATGATCGTCTTCGACCCCGCTGAGCAGCTCACCATCGAGGCCGGCGGATCACGCGTCGGCCACTACGACTACGGCCACTGGACCGACCATCACCTGTTCTCGATCTGGCGGGTCGGGGCTGCGACGTGA
- a CDS encoding SCO6880 family protein, with protein sequence MSQVYSEYSRARIGWFPFGLTGWQAAVLAVCVLPVLWALSRRAWASAAVLLLVAGVVAVVTVVPVRGRSALGWLLASTAVAIGGLGGWTRFRSQASRGQADDLGGVDLPGSLTGVEIHEGPPVGLNAARVALIQNHVARTWAATAAIVHPGIGMRGVDDRARMAKGLADLIDQAGRTELIDEVLLLVRTVPEDGAERDEWIRRHRRPDGPAQVRAINDDLQRVLTQASVRTQAFVTIVVPETRIGKAAREAGRGVEGRAQVMYGLMAEVEAQLKGGLGAVAVTWLTSPELAVACRTGFAPGDRAGIVDALLAAANGEDVTADVPWAMAGPSGADVVARHYSHDAWNSISATIKLPVKGAVLGALAPVLTPTEPGERRSFLVAFPILSQAKAARQTASREWAADMGQGLRERARMRSTTKMHDAAAQVRSLEIKQARGSAVTRPYAVCTVTVPKTVRVAEYGRRLDAAIRRAGFAPLRLDVSHDIAFAASVVPLGVSLTRTGDA encoded by the coding sequence GTGAGCCAGGTCTACAGCGAGTACTCCCGAGCCAGGATCGGCTGGTTCCCGTTCGGGCTCACAGGCTGGCAGGCGGCCGTGCTGGCCGTCTGCGTCCTGCCTGTCCTCTGGGCGTTGAGCCGACGAGCGTGGGCGTCGGCGGCCGTCCTTCTCCTGGTCGCCGGCGTGGTCGCCGTGGTGACTGTCGTCCCGGTGCGGGGCCGCTCGGCCCTGGGCTGGCTGCTGGCCAGCACGGCCGTCGCGATCGGCGGGCTCGGCGGTTGGACCCGGTTTCGCTCCCAGGCCTCGCGCGGGCAGGCCGACGACCTCGGAGGCGTCGATCTGCCGGGGTCGCTGACCGGCGTCGAGATCCACGAGGGGCCGCCCGTCGGCCTGAACGCCGCGCGGGTAGCCCTGATCCAGAACCACGTCGCGCGCACCTGGGCGGCGACGGCGGCGATCGTCCACCCGGGTATCGGCATGCGCGGGGTCGACGACCGGGCGCGGATGGCCAAGGGCCTGGCCGACCTGATCGACCAGGCGGGACGCACCGAGCTGATCGACGAGGTCCTGCTCTTGGTGCGCACGGTCCCCGAGGACGGCGCCGAGCGCGACGAGTGGATCCGCCGTCACCGCCGCCCCGACGGGCCGGCGCAGGTCCGGGCGATCAACGACGACCTGCAGCGCGTCCTGACGCAGGCGTCGGTCCGCACTCAGGCGTTCGTGACGATCGTCGTGCCCGAGACCCGGATCGGGAAGGCGGCCCGAGAGGCCGGCCGTGGGGTCGAGGGACGCGCCCAGGTCATGTACGGGCTCATGGCCGAGGTCGAGGCCCAGCTCAAGGGCGGCCTCGGCGCGGTAGCCGTGACCTGGCTGACGAGCCCCGAGCTCGCCGTGGCGTGCCGCACCGGGTTCGCCCCCGGTGACCGCGCCGGGATCGTCGACGCGCTCCTCGCTGCGGCAAACGGCGAGGACGTCACCGCGGACGTCCCGTGGGCCATGGCCGGCCCATCGGGCGCCGACGTTGTCGCCCGGCACTACAGCCACGACGCGTGGAACTCGATCAGCGCCACCATCAAGCTCCCGGTCAAGGGCGCCGTCCTGGGTGCGCTCGCTCCGGTCCTGACCCCGACCGAGCCGGGGGAGCGGCGCAGCTTCCTCGTCGCCTTCCCGATCCTGAGCCAGGCCAAGGCCGCTCGGCAGACGGCGTCGCGCGAGTGGGCCGCCGACATGGGTCAGGGGTTGCGGGAGCGGGCCCGGATGCGCTCGACGACGAAGATGCACGACGCGGCCGCGCAGGTGCGATCCCTGGAGATCAAGCAGGCCCGCGGCAGCGCGGTCACCCGCCCGTACGCGGTGTGTACGGTCACCGTGCCCAAGACAGTGCGCGTCGCCGAGTATGGGCGCCGCCTGGACGCAGCGATCCGCCGCGCCGGGTTCGCCCCGCTGCGCCTGGACGTCAGCCACGACATTGCGTTCGCCGCCTCCGTCGTGCCGCTCGGCGTGAGCCTGACGCGGACGGGGGACGCGTGA
- a CDS encoding type IV secretion system protein, with the protein MNWSDYLNPFAALGNAAASVVADGWTAAMLGIWNAGLWLLKLALTIEDAFLVPDLSAGGPMRDLYGATFWIAGAVVLLLFLVQLGIAGVRRDGQSVGRVLLGVGQFGAVWVMWIVFAVAILAAAGGLTRALTQSLLGVDSMSAWQPWTGFSTADLTDGTVATVLGVLGIFVVFAAVAHLLVMLARAAALMVLAATNPVSAAGLVWDGGRSWFWKTFRWFLAAAFTPVLMVLMLGLGVKATSGVALSMTDSLQTAIGTAVPGVVLDLRRQLRAAGAVQAARVRRPRDELRLGHARRAGRPGRLARSPERAGGRRQHLGCSLQQRRLRAVRRGRPTRRRPRTTGLLARRAAFSAPSARAVRCWRRAGAWRRAWGARVPPSVRT; encoded by the coding sequence ATGAACTGGTCGGACTACCTCAACCCCTTCGCTGCCCTGGGCAACGCTGCCGCCAGTGTCGTCGCCGACGGGTGGACCGCCGCGATGCTGGGCATCTGGAATGCCGGGCTGTGGCTGCTCAAGCTCGCCCTCACCATCGAGGACGCGTTCCTCGTGCCCGACCTGAGCGCCGGCGGCCCGATGCGGGACCTCTACGGCGCGACGTTCTGGATCGCCGGCGCCGTGGTGCTGTTGCTGTTCCTGGTGCAGCTCGGCATCGCCGGGGTGCGCCGCGACGGGCAGAGCGTGGGCCGGGTGCTGCTCGGGGTAGGCCAGTTCGGAGCGGTGTGGGTGATGTGGATCGTCTTCGCCGTCGCGATCCTCGCCGCCGCCGGGGGACTCACGAGGGCGCTGACGCAGTCGCTGCTCGGCGTCGACTCAATGTCGGCGTGGCAGCCGTGGACGGGGTTCTCGACCGCGGACCTCACGGACGGCACCGTCGCGACGGTCCTCGGGGTTCTGGGGATCTTCGTCGTGTTCGCGGCCGTGGCGCACTTGCTGGTCATGCTCGCCCGCGCGGCCGCGCTCATGGTGCTGGCCGCCACCAATCCGGTGTCCGCGGCCGGGCTCGTCTGGGACGGCGGACGGTCCTGGTTCTGGAAGACGTTCCGCTGGTTCCTGGCCGCCGCGTTCACGCCCGTCCTGATGGTCCTGATGCTTGGTCTGGGCGTGAAGGCGACCAGCGGCGTGGCCTTGTCGATGACCGACTCCCTGCAGACGGCGATCGGCACTGCCGTCCCGGGCGTCGTGCTGGATCTTCGTCGGCAGCTTCGCGCCGCTGGCGCTGTTCAAGCTGCTCGCGTTCGTCGACCCCGGGACGAGCTCCGGCTCGGCCATGCGCGCCGGGCTGGCCGCCCAGGGCGGCTGGCAAGGAGTCCTGAACGGGCGGGCGGACGGCGCCAACACCTCGGATGCAGCCTCCAGCAGCGACGCCTCCGGGCAGTCCGGAGGGGGAGGCCGACACGGAGGCGGCCACGAACGACCGGTTTGCTCGCTCGGCGGGCGGCTTTCTCGGCGCCCTCGGCGCGGGCGGTCAGGTGCTGGCGCAGGGCTGGGGCATGGCGCAGGGCCTGGGGAGCCAGGGTGCCGCCCTCGGTGCGGACCTGA